From one Lotus japonicus ecotype B-129 chromosome 3, LjGifu_v1.2 genomic stretch:
- the LOC130745436 gene encoding pentatricopeptide repeat-containing protein At5g24830 isoform X2 produces MAMSASLYVTCGETHLFPSHNVFQRFLNSAIQSIQQCVAQIFGSEHDIIEHASFCGRICWEEDMGLSSTNYLMSAIGRNCQLNSKDCSSYDMSSGHEKGQHAVFNALDNMLKGSLERLKMMRENISLVKIGLRGYACEYSYTEHAATVRLLCLEGKLEAAIRLQRIMVQKGFLPDVFTHNHIVNGLCKVGLMEKAHDWLVREMLEFGPLPNLVTYNTLIKGYCTVNSVDKALYLYSSMADTGIQPNRVTCNILVHALCENGHLKEAKKMLEEILNDDKDIPDLVTSTVFMDHYFKNREFIQAFSLWNEMRQNSMEVDVVAYNVLINGLCKNQLMNLAYGYACEMLKKGVLPDAFTYNILIGALWKEGKTREACYILGVMSKMGIVPDEISYKVMIRGLCFDRDIVRAKELLWCMLNNLMVPKPIVWNLIIDLYGRCKDVSNAILTRDLMLKFGVHPNVFTYNALILAHVKSGNIYRAYSLKEEMLTKGLFPDVVTYNLLIGAACNLRSHDFALQLRREMVQKGHRPDLISYTELVRESCIRGNTKEAEERYAKILKSGLMNDHVPVQILFNMYCKLKEPVKAFNLFQDWLESKRDS; encoded by the exons ATGGCAATGAGTGCAAGTTTATATGTTACCTGCGGTGAAACACATTTGTTTCCTTCGCATAATGTTTTTCAAAGATTCTTGAATTCTGCCATTCAGTCCATCCAGCAATGTGTTGCTCAAATTTTCGGCTCCGAACACGATATTATCGAACATGCCAG TTTTTGTGGTAGGATTTGCTGGGAAGAAGATATGGGGCTCTCATCTACTAATTATCTAATGTCAGCTATTGGGAGAAATTGCCAACTAAACTCCAAAGATTGTTCGTCCTATGACATGAGTTCTGGTCATGAGAAGGGCCAGCATGCTGTTTTCAATGCGTTGGATAATATGCTAAAGGGTAGTTTAGAGCGtctgaagatgatgag GGAAAATATATCTTTGGTAAAGATAGGTCTTCGTGGATATGCATGTGAGTATAGCTACACTGAACATGCAGCCACTGTTAGGTTGTTGTGCTTGGAAGGTAAGTTGGAAGCAGCTATACGGCTTCAGAGAATAATGGTGCAGAAAGGTTTTCTTCCTGACGTCTTTACCCACAACCATATTGTAAATGGGTTGTGCAAAGTTGGCCTTATGGAGAAAGCGCATGATTGGCTTGTTAGAGAGATGCTGGAATTTGGTCCTCTTCCCAACCTTGTCACTTACAACACTTTAATTAAGGGCTATTGTACTGTTAATAGTGTAGATAAAGCTTTGTATCTGTACTCCAGCATGGCAGATACTGGTATTCAGCCAAACAGGGTCACTTGTAACATACTGGTACATGCATTGTGTGAGAATGGTCATCTGAAGGAAGCTAAAAAGATGCTTGAAGAAATACTAAATGATGATAAGGACATACCTGATTTAGTTACCTCTACTGTATTTATGGATCACTACTTTAAAAATAGAGAATTTATTCAGGCTTTCAGTCTTTGGAACGAGATGCGTCAAAATTCTATGGAAGTAGATGTTGTTGCTTATAATGTTCTTATCAATGGATTATGCAAGAATCAACTGATGAATCTTGCATATGGATATGCATGTGAGATGCTTAAGAAAGGTGTACTTCCTGATGCTTTTACATATAATATCCTTATCGGTGCTCTTTGGAAGGAAGGGAAAACTAGAGAAGCTTGCTATATTCTTGGAGTTATGTCTAAGATGGGAATTGTGCCAGATGAAATTTCATACAAGGTTATGATTCGAGGCCTTTGTTTTGATAGAGATATTGTTAGAGCAAAAGAGTTGCTTTGGTGTATGTTGAACAATTTAATGGTGCCCAAGCCTATAGTATGGAACCTAATAATTGACTTGTATGGAAGATGTAAAGATGTCAGTAATGCCATTTTGACAAGAGATCTGATGCTGAAATTCGGTGTTCACCCAAATGTCTTTACTTATAATGCTTTAATTCTTGCACACGTGAAGAGTGGAAATATCTATAGGGCTTACTCTCTGAAGGAAGAAATGCTTACAAAAGGTCTCTTTCCTGATGTGGTTACTTATAATTTGTTGATTGGTGCTGCTTGTAACTTACGAAGTCATGATTTTGCGCTTCAGTTACGTCGTGAGATGGTTCAAAAAGGGCACAGACCAGATTTAATAAGTTATACTGAACTTGTTAGGGAGTCCTGTATTAGAGGCAACACGAAAGAGGCAGAAGAGCGTTATGCGAAAATACTGAAATCTGGTTTAATGAATGATCATGTTCCAGTGCAGATTCTTTTTAATATGTACTGCAAATTGAAGGAACCAGTCAAGGCATTTAACTTATTTCAAGACTGGTTGGAAAGTAAACGGGATAGTTAA
- the LOC130745436 gene encoding pentatricopeptide repeat-containing protein At5g24830 isoform X1, which translates to MAMSASLYVTCGETHLFPSHNVFQRFLNSAIQSIQQCVAQIFGSEHDIIEHASVGDTGLSFCGRICWEEDMGLSSTNYLMSAIGRNCQLNSKDCSSYDMSSGHEKGQHAVFNALDNMLKGSLERLKMMRENISLVKIGLRGYACEYSYTEHAATVRLLCLEGKLEAAIRLQRIMVQKGFLPDVFTHNHIVNGLCKVGLMEKAHDWLVREMLEFGPLPNLVTYNTLIKGYCTVNSVDKALYLYSSMADTGIQPNRVTCNILVHALCENGHLKEAKKMLEEILNDDKDIPDLVTSTVFMDHYFKNREFIQAFSLWNEMRQNSMEVDVVAYNVLINGLCKNQLMNLAYGYACEMLKKGVLPDAFTYNILIGALWKEGKTREACYILGVMSKMGIVPDEISYKVMIRGLCFDRDIVRAKELLWCMLNNLMVPKPIVWNLIIDLYGRCKDVSNAILTRDLMLKFGVHPNVFTYNALILAHVKSGNIYRAYSLKEEMLTKGLFPDVVTYNLLIGAACNLRSHDFALQLRREMVQKGHRPDLISYTELVRESCIRGNTKEAEERYAKILKSGLMNDHVPVQILFNMYCKLKEPVKAFNLFQDWLESKRDS; encoded by the exons ATGGCAATGAGTGCAAGTTTATATGTTACCTGCGGTGAAACACATTTGTTTCCTTCGCATAATGTTTTTCAAAGATTCTTGAATTCTGCCATTCAGTCCATCCAGCAATGTGTTGCTCAAATTTTCGGCTCCGAACACGATATTATCGAACATGCCAG TGTTGGTGATACTGGGCTTAGTTTTTGTGGTAGGATTTGCTGGGAAGAAGATATGGGGCTCTCATCTACTAATTATCTAATGTCAGCTATTGGGAGAAATTGCCAACTAAACTCCAAAGATTGTTCGTCCTATGACATGAGTTCTGGTCATGAGAAGGGCCAGCATGCTGTTTTCAATGCGTTGGATAATATGCTAAAGGGTAGTTTAGAGCGtctgaagatgatgag GGAAAATATATCTTTGGTAAAGATAGGTCTTCGTGGATATGCATGTGAGTATAGCTACACTGAACATGCAGCCACTGTTAGGTTGTTGTGCTTGGAAGGTAAGTTGGAAGCAGCTATACGGCTTCAGAGAATAATGGTGCAGAAAGGTTTTCTTCCTGACGTCTTTACCCACAACCATATTGTAAATGGGTTGTGCAAAGTTGGCCTTATGGAGAAAGCGCATGATTGGCTTGTTAGAGAGATGCTGGAATTTGGTCCTCTTCCCAACCTTGTCACTTACAACACTTTAATTAAGGGCTATTGTACTGTTAATAGTGTAGATAAAGCTTTGTATCTGTACTCCAGCATGGCAGATACTGGTATTCAGCCAAACAGGGTCACTTGTAACATACTGGTACATGCATTGTGTGAGAATGGTCATCTGAAGGAAGCTAAAAAGATGCTTGAAGAAATACTAAATGATGATAAGGACATACCTGATTTAGTTACCTCTACTGTATTTATGGATCACTACTTTAAAAATAGAGAATTTATTCAGGCTTTCAGTCTTTGGAACGAGATGCGTCAAAATTCTATGGAAGTAGATGTTGTTGCTTATAATGTTCTTATCAATGGATTATGCAAGAATCAACTGATGAATCTTGCATATGGATATGCATGTGAGATGCTTAAGAAAGGTGTACTTCCTGATGCTTTTACATATAATATCCTTATCGGTGCTCTTTGGAAGGAAGGGAAAACTAGAGAAGCTTGCTATATTCTTGGAGTTATGTCTAAGATGGGAATTGTGCCAGATGAAATTTCATACAAGGTTATGATTCGAGGCCTTTGTTTTGATAGAGATATTGTTAGAGCAAAAGAGTTGCTTTGGTGTATGTTGAACAATTTAATGGTGCCCAAGCCTATAGTATGGAACCTAATAATTGACTTGTATGGAAGATGTAAAGATGTCAGTAATGCCATTTTGACAAGAGATCTGATGCTGAAATTCGGTGTTCACCCAAATGTCTTTACTTATAATGCTTTAATTCTTGCACACGTGAAGAGTGGAAATATCTATAGGGCTTACTCTCTGAAGGAAGAAATGCTTACAAAAGGTCTCTTTCCTGATGTGGTTACTTATAATTTGTTGATTGGTGCTGCTTGTAACTTACGAAGTCATGATTTTGCGCTTCAGTTACGTCGTGAGATGGTTCAAAAAGGGCACAGACCAGATTTAATAAGTTATACTGAACTTGTTAGGGAGTCCTGTATTAGAGGCAACACGAAAGAGGCAGAAGAGCGTTATGCGAAAATACTGAAATCTGGTTTAATGAATGATCATGTTCCAGTGCAGATTCTTTTTAATATGTACTGCAAATTGAAGGAACCAGTCAAGGCATTTAACTTATTTCAAGACTGGTTGGAAAGTAAACGGGATAGTTAA
- the LOC130745436 gene encoding pentatricopeptide repeat-containing protein At5g24830 isoform X3, with protein sequence MAMSASLYVTCGETHLFPSHNVFQRFLNSAIQSIQQCVAQIFGSEHDIIEHARICWEEDMGLSSTNYLMSAIGRNCQLNSKDCSSYDMSSGHEKGQHAVFNALDNMLKGSLERLKMMRENISLVKIGLRGYACEYSYTEHAATVRLLCLEGKLEAAIRLQRIMVQKGFLPDVFTHNHIVNGLCKVGLMEKAHDWLVREMLEFGPLPNLVTYNTLIKGYCTVNSVDKALYLYSSMADTGIQPNRVTCNILVHALCENGHLKEAKKMLEEILNDDKDIPDLVTSTVFMDHYFKNREFIQAFSLWNEMRQNSMEVDVVAYNVLINGLCKNQLMNLAYGYACEMLKKGVLPDAFTYNILIGALWKEGKTREACYILGVMSKMGIVPDEISYKVMIRGLCFDRDIVRAKELLWCMLNNLMVPKPIVWNLIIDLYGRCKDVSNAILTRDLMLKFGVHPNVFTYNALILAHVKSGNIYRAYSLKEEMLTKGLFPDVVTYNLLIGAACNLRSHDFALQLRREMVQKGHRPDLISYTELVRESCIRGNTKEAEERYAKILKSGLMNDHVPVQILFNMYCKLKEPVKAFNLFQDWLESKRDS encoded by the exons ATGGCAATGAGTGCAAGTTTATATGTTACCTGCGGTGAAACACATTTGTTTCCTTCGCATAATGTTTTTCAAAGATTCTTGAATTCTGCCATTCAGTCCATCCAGCAATGTGTTGCTCAAATTTTCGGCTCCGAACACGATATTATCGAACATGCCAG GATTTGCTGGGAAGAAGATATGGGGCTCTCATCTACTAATTATCTAATGTCAGCTATTGGGAGAAATTGCCAACTAAACTCCAAAGATTGTTCGTCCTATGACATGAGTTCTGGTCATGAGAAGGGCCAGCATGCTGTTTTCAATGCGTTGGATAATATGCTAAAGGGTAGTTTAGAGCGtctgaagatgatgag GGAAAATATATCTTTGGTAAAGATAGGTCTTCGTGGATATGCATGTGAGTATAGCTACACTGAACATGCAGCCACTGTTAGGTTGTTGTGCTTGGAAGGTAAGTTGGAAGCAGCTATACGGCTTCAGAGAATAATGGTGCAGAAAGGTTTTCTTCCTGACGTCTTTACCCACAACCATATTGTAAATGGGTTGTGCAAAGTTGGCCTTATGGAGAAAGCGCATGATTGGCTTGTTAGAGAGATGCTGGAATTTGGTCCTCTTCCCAACCTTGTCACTTACAACACTTTAATTAAGGGCTATTGTACTGTTAATAGTGTAGATAAAGCTTTGTATCTGTACTCCAGCATGGCAGATACTGGTATTCAGCCAAACAGGGTCACTTGTAACATACTGGTACATGCATTGTGTGAGAATGGTCATCTGAAGGAAGCTAAAAAGATGCTTGAAGAAATACTAAATGATGATAAGGACATACCTGATTTAGTTACCTCTACTGTATTTATGGATCACTACTTTAAAAATAGAGAATTTATTCAGGCTTTCAGTCTTTGGAACGAGATGCGTCAAAATTCTATGGAAGTAGATGTTGTTGCTTATAATGTTCTTATCAATGGATTATGCAAGAATCAACTGATGAATCTTGCATATGGATATGCATGTGAGATGCTTAAGAAAGGTGTACTTCCTGATGCTTTTACATATAATATCCTTATCGGTGCTCTTTGGAAGGAAGGGAAAACTAGAGAAGCTTGCTATATTCTTGGAGTTATGTCTAAGATGGGAATTGTGCCAGATGAAATTTCATACAAGGTTATGATTCGAGGCCTTTGTTTTGATAGAGATATTGTTAGAGCAAAAGAGTTGCTTTGGTGTATGTTGAACAATTTAATGGTGCCCAAGCCTATAGTATGGAACCTAATAATTGACTTGTATGGAAGATGTAAAGATGTCAGTAATGCCATTTTGACAAGAGATCTGATGCTGAAATTCGGTGTTCACCCAAATGTCTTTACTTATAATGCTTTAATTCTTGCACACGTGAAGAGTGGAAATATCTATAGGGCTTACTCTCTGAAGGAAGAAATGCTTACAAAAGGTCTCTTTCCTGATGTGGTTACTTATAATTTGTTGATTGGTGCTGCTTGTAACTTACGAAGTCATGATTTTGCGCTTCAGTTACGTCGTGAGATGGTTCAAAAAGGGCACAGACCAGATTTAATAAGTTATACTGAACTTGTTAGGGAGTCCTGTATTAGAGGCAACACGAAAGAGGCAGAAGAGCGTTATGCGAAAATACTGAAATCTGGTTTAATGAATGATCATGTTCCAGTGCAGATTCTTTTTAATATGTACTGCAAATTGAAGGAACCAGTCAAGGCATTTAACTTATTTCAAGACTGGTTGGAAAGTAAACGGGATAGTTAA